A portion of the Corynebacterium heidelbergense genome contains these proteins:
- the glf gene encoding UDP-galactopyranose mutase has protein sequence MSENAHFDLIVVGSGFFGLTVAERAATQKGARVLVVERRSHIGGNAYSEAEPETGIEIHKYGAHLFHTSNKRVWDYVNQFTDFTNYQHRVFAMHKGTAYQFPMGLGLINQFFGKYYSPQEARKLIEEQTDGLDPAQAQNLEEKGIALIGRPLYEAFVRDYTAKQWQTDPKNLPASNISRLPVRYTFNNRYFNDTYEGLPVEGYAKWLDNMADHENISVMINTDWFDVCDSLREENPQAPVVYTGPLDHYFNYSEGQLGWRTLDFETEVLETGDFQGTPVMNYNDADVPYTRIHEFRHFHPERADRYPQDKTVIMKEYSRFAEDTDEPYYPINTPDDREMLLRYRELADAETQKNKVFFGGRLGTYQYLDMHMAIGSALSMFDNKLETLL, from the coding sequence ATGAGCGAAAACGCGCACTTTGACCTGATCGTTGTTGGCAGTGGCTTCTTTGGATTGACCGTCGCAGAACGCGCGGCCACCCAGAAGGGGGCCCGGGTACTCGTTGTAGAACGCCGCTCCCACATCGGCGGAAACGCCTACTCGGAGGCCGAGCCGGAAACCGGCATTGAGATCCACAAGTACGGGGCCCACCTCTTCCACACCTCCAACAAACGCGTGTGGGACTACGTCAACCAATTCACGGACTTCACCAACTACCAGCACCGCGTCTTCGCCATGCACAAGGGCACGGCCTACCAGTTCCCGATGGGCCTGGGGCTGATCAACCAGTTCTTCGGCAAGTACTACAGCCCGCAGGAAGCGCGGAAACTCATCGAGGAGCAAACGGACGGACTGGACCCCGCGCAGGCGCAGAACCTGGAGGAGAAGGGCATCGCCCTCATCGGCCGTCCCCTCTATGAGGCCTTCGTGCGGGACTACACCGCCAAGCAATGGCAGACCGATCCGAAGAACCTACCGGCGAGCAACATCTCCCGCCTGCCCGTGCGCTACACCTTCAACAACCGCTACTTCAACGACACCTACGAGGGTCTGCCAGTTGAGGGGTATGCGAAGTGGTTGGACAACATGGCGGACCACGAGAACATCAGCGTCATGATCAACACGGACTGGTTCGACGTGTGCGATTCCTTGCGGGAGGAAAACCCGCAGGCACCCGTTGTATACACCGGGCCGCTAGACCACTACTTCAACTACTCGGAGGGGCAACTGGGGTGGCGCACCTTGGACTTTGAAACAGAGGTGCTGGAGACCGGGGACTTCCAGGGCACGCCGGTGATGAACTACAACGACGCGGACGTCCCCTACACCCGCATCCACGAGTTCCGGCACTTCCATCCGGAGCGGGCGGATCGCTACCCCCAAGACAAGACGGTAATCATGAAGGAGTACTCCCGCTTCGCTGAGGACACCGACGAGCCCTACTACCCAATCAACACCCCAGACGATAGGGAGATGCTCCTGCGGTACCGGGAGCTAGCAGACGCAGAGACGCAGAAGAACAAGGTCTTCTTTGGCGGTAGGTTGGGGACCTATCAGTACCTAGACATGCACATGGCTATTGGTTCTGCGTTAAGTATGTTCGATAACAAACTCGAAACTCTCTTGTAG